The genomic segment ATGGTTCAGATTTTGAAATAATATAGAGATAGTTATTTGATTATTTATGATATAATTATTATAGGTGTATTTTTATGTATGTTAAAAATATAAATTTGCTTAATTATAGGAATTATAAAAAATTAAGCGTAGAATTGACTAAAAATGTTAATGTGTTTGTGGGAGATAATGCTCAAGGAAAAACAAATATTTTAGAATCAGTATATTATTGTGCTTTTGCAAAATCACACAGAACATCAAAAGATAAAGAATTAATAAATTGGGAAAATAGTACAGCCTACATAAGCTTACTTATAGGGAAAAATAGATTAGATAAAAAGATTGATATAAATATACTCAGAGATGGTAAGAAAGCTATAAAAGTAAATAATATAAAAGTAAATAAGATAGGTGAACTATTTGGAATTTTTAATGTAGTAATGTTTTCTCCAGAAGATTTAAAAGTTATAAAAGAAGCACCAAGTTTAAGAAGAAGACTATTAGATATGGAATTATCTCAGGTAAATCCAAATTATTACTTCAATCTAGTACAATATAATAAAGTTCTAGGCGAAAGAAACACTTTATTAAAGAGCAGGTCATTTAGTGAAGATGTTTTAGATGTATATGATATACAATTGAGTAAATATGCTGATTATATTATTTCAAAAAGGTTAGAATATATAAATAAGATAAATTTTTACGGTGATATAATTCATAAAGAAATTACATCTGGAAAAGAAATAATAAACTTTAAATATAATTGTACTGTTAATCTAGAAAATGGAGAATTTAAAGATAATTATTTAAAAAAACTAAAAGATAATATTGAAAAAGATAGGGAAAAGGGGTTAACGTCTGTGGGACCTCATAGAGATGATTTTAGCGTATTTATAAATAATATTGATACTAAGGTTTTCGGATCTCAAGGACAACAAAGAACATCTATTTTAACTATGAAATTTGCATCTTTAAAAATCATTAGAGAGATTACAGGTGAATATCCAGTATTATTGTTAGATGATGTTTTATCGGAGCTTGATGTAAATAGGAAAAAATATATATTAAGATCAATAAAGGATATACAAACTATAATAACATGTGCTGGAATTGAGGATTTAAATGATTATTTAGATGATAAAGTCAAAATATTTAATGTATCAAACGGACAAATTTTAAATCAAGGGAGGAATATATAATGTTTTTGCATTTAGGTGAAAATGTAGTAGTTCCCATTAAAGACATTATTGGAATATTCGATCTTCAAAATACGATGTATAGCTCTGATACAATACAATTTTTAAGGCTAGCAGAAGAAGACGGATTTGTAGAAAGAATAACAGAAGAAAAACCAAAGTCGTTTATAATAGCGGAAGTAGATAATAAGAGTAAAATATATTTATCACCAATATCATCAACTACATTAACAAAAAGGACAGATATAGAATATAGTTCTTAATTCTATAAAATTAAAAATTTTAATAATACTTATTAAGTTTAGGAGGAGTCTGATTTGGAACAAAATAACAAAAAATATGATGAAAATCAGATACAAGTTCTTGAAGGATTAGAAGCAGTAAGAAAAAGACCAGGAATGTATATTGGAAGCACTAGTTCAAGAGGCCTTCATCATTTAGTATATGAAATCGTAGATAATAGCATTGATGAGGCTTTAGCAGGATATTGTAATAAAATAGAAGTATACATTAATGAGGATAATTCGATTACAGTAAATGACGATGGTAGAGGGATGCCTGTAGGAATACATCCTAAGATGGGAAAATCAACTGTTGAAGTTATAATGACAATATTACACGCAGGTGGTAAATTTGGAGGAGGAGGATATAAGGTTTCAGGTGGATTACACGGAGTTGGTGCATCTGTAGTTAATGCTCTTTCGGAAGAATGTACTGTCACAGTTAAGAGAGATGGACATATATGGCAACAGAAATATAGTAAGGGAAAGGTTCTAAACGAACTTACAAAAGTAGGGGACAGTGATCAGACTGGAACACAGACATATTTTAAGCCTGATGCAGAAATATTTGATGAAATAGTGTTTGATTTTGAAGTTTTATCTCAAAGATTAAGAGAACTAGCATTCTTAAATAAAGGAATATATATAAGGTTAGTAGATAAAAGAGATGAAAAAGAAGAAGTTTTCCATTACGAGGGTGGAATTAAATCATTTGTTAGCTACTTAAATAGGAATAAAGTCCCACTTCATGAAGAACCTATATATATTGAAGGGGTGAAAGATAACATATCGGTGGAAGTAGCGCTTCAATATAATGACGGTTATACTGAAAATATATTTTCTTTTGCAAACAATATTGATACAGTTGAAGGCGGAACGCATCTAGTTGGATTTAAAACTGCACTAACTAGAGTATTTAACGATTATGCAAAAAAATTTGGGCATATAAAAGAGAATGACAAGAATTTTACTGGTGATGATATAAGGGAAGGGCTGACTGGAGTAATATCTATAAAAATTGAAGAGCCACAATTTGAGGGGCAAACAAAAACTAAGCTAGGAAATAGCGAAGTAAGAGGAATTGTAGACTCAATTGTTGGTGAAAATATAGGTATATTCCTTGAGGAAAATCCTAACATAGGTAAAATGATTGTTGATAAGGCTCTAATGGCTGCTAGAGCTAGAGATGCGGCTAGAAAAGCGAGAGAATTGACAAGAAAATCAGTCTTAGAAAGATCTACATTGCCTGGAAAGTTAGCAGATTGTTCATCTAAAGATCCAAGAGAGTGTGAAATTTATATAGTCGAAGGGGATTCGGCAGGGGGATCTGCAAAGCAGGGAAGAAATAGAAAATTCCAAGCCATTTTACCTTTAAGAGGTAAAATATTAAATGTTGAAAAACAAAGATTAGATAGAATATTAAATGCAGATACTATTAGGTCAATGATTACTGCATTTGGAGCAGGCATAGGAAATGATTTTGATGTTGAGAAGATTAGATATAATAGAATTATAATTATGACAGATGCCGATGTTGATGGCGCTCATATTAGAACATTATTACTAACATTTTTTTATAGATATATGAGGAATTTAATAGATGATGGGCATGTATACATAGCGCAACCACCATTATATAAAGTTAGTAAAGGTAAAAAAGATTATTATGCATATAGTGATCCTGAATTAGAAAATGTTTTATCTGAGCTAGGTGGAAAAGATAATTCAACTGATATTCAAAGATATAAAGGTCTTGGAGAAATGAATGCATCTCAATTGTGGGATACAACTATGGATCCAGAAAAGAGAATTTTATTAAAAGTAAATATAGAAGACGCTATGGCTGCTGATGAAATTTTCACCATATTGATGGGGGAAAAAGTTGAGCCAAGAAAAGAATTTATACAACAAAATGCTAGAAATGTTGTTAATTTAGATATTTAGTACTGAAATACGAGGTGAAGTACATGGATTTTAATGAAGGAAAAGTTATACCAGTAGATATTAAACACGAAATGAAGAAATGTTATATAGATTATGCAATGAGTGTTATAGTTGGTCGTGCATTGCCAGATGTAAGAGACGGACTAAAACCTGTTCATAGAAGGATATTATATTCGTTGCAAGAATTGGGGTTAACTCCTGAAAAGGGATATAGAAAGTGTGCAAGAATAGTTGGAGATGTTTTAGGTAAATATCATCCACATGGTGATAGTTCAGTTTATGATGCATTAGTTAGAATGGCTCAAGATTTTTCAATGAGATATATGCTAGTTGATGGACATGGAAATTTTGGATCAGTTGATGGTGACAGTGCAGCTGCTATGAGATATACAGAAGCAAAAATGAATAAAATAGCAGTTGAAATGTTAAGAGATATTAATAAGAACACAGTTGATTTTATGCCT from the Clostridium beijerinckii genome contains:
- the recF gene encoding DNA replication/repair protein RecF (All proteins in this family for which functions are known are DNA-binding proteins that assist the filamentation of RecA onto DNA for the initiation of recombination or recombinational repair.) — translated: MYVKNINLLNYRNYKKLSVELTKNVNVFVGDNAQGKTNILESVYYCAFAKSHRTSKDKELINWENSTAYISLLIGKNRLDKKIDINILRDGKKAIKVNNIKVNKIGELFGIFNVVMFSPEDLKVIKEAPSLRRRLLDMELSQVNPNYYFNLVQYNKVLGERNTLLKSRSFSEDVLDVYDIQLSKYADYIISKRLEYINKINFYGDIIHKEITSGKEIINFKYNCTVNLENGEFKDNYLKKLKDNIEKDREKGLTSVGPHRDDFSVFINNIDTKVFGSQGQQRTSILTMKFASLKIIREITGEYPVLLLDDVLSELDVNRKKYILRSIKDIQTIITCAGIEDLNDYLDDKVKIFNVSNGQILNQGRNI
- the remB gene encoding extracellular matrix regulator RemB; this translates as MFLHLGENVVVPIKDIIGIFDLQNTMYSSDTIQFLRLAEEDGFVERITEEKPKSFIIAEVDNKSKIYLSPISSTTLTKRTDIEYSS
- the gyrB gene encoding DNA topoisomerase (ATP-hydrolyzing) subunit B, encoding MEQNNKKYDENQIQVLEGLEAVRKRPGMYIGSTSSRGLHHLVYEIVDNSIDEALAGYCNKIEVYINEDNSITVNDDGRGMPVGIHPKMGKSTVEVIMTILHAGGKFGGGGYKVSGGLHGVGASVVNALSEECTVTVKRDGHIWQQKYSKGKVLNELTKVGDSDQTGTQTYFKPDAEIFDEIVFDFEVLSQRLRELAFLNKGIYIRLVDKRDEKEEVFHYEGGIKSFVSYLNRNKVPLHEEPIYIEGVKDNISVEVALQYNDGYTENIFSFANNIDTVEGGTHLVGFKTALTRVFNDYAKKFGHIKENDKNFTGDDIREGLTGVISIKIEEPQFEGQTKTKLGNSEVRGIVDSIVGENIGIFLEENPNIGKMIVDKALMAARARDAARKARELTRKSVLERSTLPGKLADCSSKDPRECEIYIVEGDSAGGSAKQGRNRKFQAILPLRGKILNVEKQRLDRILNADTIRSMITAFGAGIGNDFDVEKIRYNRIIIMTDADVDGAHIRTLLLTFFYRYMRNLIDDGHVYIAQPPLYKVSKGKKDYYAYSDPELENVLSELGGKDNSTDIQRYKGLGEMNASQLWDTTMDPEKRILLKVNIEDAMAADEIFTILMGEKVEPRKEFIQQNARNVVNLDI